The region CTGTTCCTGAAGTGGCAAAGGAACATTTCACAAGCAGATAAAACGCTTGAGCGAAACGCTGCTGTCTGCGAGCTACATTTCGACGCCCAGTTTGTGTCGCGGCACTTTGAACATGTTATCCAGGGACAGTTAGTGCGCATTGATCAGAGCAGACCAGTTCTTTCTCCAGACGCAATTCCAACAGTGTTTCCTAACGTACCGAAGTACCTGTCGAAGCCAGTCCCCAAGAAAAGGAAGTCCCGGGAAAGGCCAGACCCACAACCTTCAAATATTCACAAAAGGCATCAAATGGATGAGCCGTCTCCCGACAGCGCGGAAGATGCTTTTCTGCTTGACGACCGGCCAGTGCTTGCTGTCGACTGCATAAATTTACCACTTCCGTCAAACAGATGGGGAAGACACGTGTTCGGTGAGAAACCGCTCCATGTGGTCTACAGCCTGTGCCTACCTGGTACCGACATGAGCCTCCTACATGCACAGAAGATGGTGGTGTTTCGTGACGTGGACAGTGCTGTGAAATACGAGGTTTACGTTCATGGCTTAGAGCTCACGCTAGCACTGCCGTGTGATCCAGTGTCGCTTCTGCAGACTGTTGACAGCATAGAGGTTTGCTCGGGAGCTGGGCTCTTGGAGGAATTTCCCCTTGCCTGCTCCAATGTGAACTTGAAAATTTGGAATGGGGGCCTCTACCACAAGAAATGCAAAGGTGTGACAGATCAAAACGAGAAATGTTGCATTTCATGCAAGTACCTCAGAGGTGCCGAACGAAGCAGctgaaggggaaaaaaaggaatgCAGCAACAAAGATTAAAGCAAGCTTGCAGACAGTTCGCCGCCTGAGAACGAAAGTGAAGACACTAGATCAGGTGATCCCACAAATGAGGGAATATAACGAGAAAATTGAAGAGGCTTTCCTGCAGAAGAAGACTGATCAGCTTCCTCCAAAACAGAGGGCTGCTACCATGCAGTGTTTAAAGGCTGCAAGCCGCAAGTCCCCAAAAGGCATGCGGTACAGCCCAGAATGGCTACTTGAATGCATAATTATGCATATGAAGAGCCCACGGCTCTACGAGCATGTGAGGAGGGAAAAGATCTTGGTGCTCCCTAGCCGTACTTGTCTGAAGACATATATGAAGCAATATGAAAGCACATGCGGATTTAGTGCCAGTGTTCTCTCAGGCATTGCGCAAAAAACAGAAAAGATGACTGAATTCCAGCGTCATGGCAGTCTGATAATAGATGAGATGAAGTTGTCAGAGAATTTTGCAGTGGCAAGAGGCACTGGAAAGATAGATGGACTTGTAGACCTGGGCAAATTCACTCTACAGTGTGACCATGGTATGGCACTATGTGACCATGGTATGGTAATCATGTTCCAGCCTCTCTCGGGATCATGGCACTAAATTCTTGGAACGTTTGCATCCAGAGGAAACGTGAAGGCGCCTTTGCTTTCAAAGATAATCCTGGAAGCTGTACTTCTTGAGGAGAATGCTGTCCTCCGAGTTGATTACATAACTTGTGATGGAGCATCATGGAATAGGGCTATGTGGCGACAGTTCGGAATTTCTGGAACGACATCTGCTATAAAGTCATCTGTGCCTCACCCAGCTGGAAATGACCGAAGCCTCTTTTTCATCTCTGATTTTCCGCATTTGGTGAAATGTGTCCGAAATGGTTTTGTGAAAAATGGGTATAAAACACCAAAAGGCCATGTGGATGTGAAGCCAATTCGAATTGCACATGAACTTGACAAGTGTGCAACCACATTGAAAGTGATGCCTAAAATCACAGAGGTGCACGTCAATCCGAACAATTTCGAAAAAATAAAGTTAATTTTGCTTTCCATTTTTTCAGCCCAGAAGTTCTGCGAGGTATTTTCTTCTATAAAAATCAAATTGGGAAATCGTGCACCGATGGTGACCACACAGAAAAGTTCGTCAAATTCATGCATGAACTGATTGTCATTATGACATAAAGAATGCCCACAGATGGACTAAGGCCAAACTCGAGAGAAGAACTGGCATTGAACAATGCCCTGGAATACATCAAAAAGTGGGAAGCAAGCACAGGGCTCTCCAAAGGAGGTTTTTTGTCACCTGGCACAGCAGAAGGCCTTCGAGTGACTCTACATGCAACACTGCAGCTTTTGTCCTACCTCACAATGCTAGTTGGCTATAAGTATCTGCTAACTTCTCGGTTAAGTCAGGACCCAATTGAGAAGCTATTTGGAGTAATTCGGCAATTCTCGGGATGCAATGATCACCCGACATCAGCACAGTTTCTCACCGCACTAacccccgtgcgttgttttttgcatgctgaacacgcttttgaacagcAATTATGgatgcgtttcggagctcgcagtgctgc is a window of Amblyomma americanum isolate KBUSLIRL-KWMA chromosome 4, ASM5285725v1, whole genome shotgun sequence DNA encoding:
- the LOC144130155 gene encoding uncharacterized protein LOC144130155; this translates as MSLRQSHCFVPGCTTGYKSCKMKLSLSGVPKDEELFLKWQRNISQADKTLERNAAVCELHFDAQFVSRHFEHVIQGQLVRIDQSRPVLSPDAIPTVFPNVPKYLSKPVPKKRKSRERPDPQPSNIHKRHQMDEPSPDSAEDAFLLDDRPVLAVDCINLPLPSNRWGRHVFGEKPLHVVYSLCLPGTDMSLLHAQKMVVFRDVDSAVKYEVYVHGLELTLALPCDPVSLLQTVDSIEVCSGAGLLEEFPLACSNVNLKIWNGGLYHKKCKGVTDQNEKCCISCKYLRGAERSS